A window of the Fusarium poae strain DAOMC 252244 chromosome 3, whole genome shotgun sequence genome harbors these coding sequences:
- a CDS encoding hypothetical protein (TransMembrane:7 (o6-27i85-105o120-138i169-189o209-227i314-332o338-361i)), with translation MRVTYSRILLLLLIFSIGAFIGTIHALRPLSNVIKRFPGDSHSSVTREKARQCNADDPASWGYAACSTLIRCILGNLEDILKSDLAIGTTILGLVPSILIIGAAQPGEIVHLALVSPHRALAVSIFGVALSPSLFKWVTPLKSTLREYSEKTWEIELARFTRRWSWKHMVCKALADLTILGMASIALWQNWNVNSAVMVQWLCESPLMIFTWPLANMTWVIFSVLLLHSMAKDIRFQHISLNISYNWREVLLLPYTLDVEKRYEWKVQSITVLSTPHLKIPYLQFVPTRPAISRETHTIRIIVNMSDDQFTFKWQVYFFIIEICAIGIYFYATFVLLSAVFIGAVGSVRFGATMAALYAVIRFIQCIF, from the coding sequence ATGAGGGTCACCTACTCTCgtatcctccttcttcttttaattttCAGTATTGGAGCATTTATCGGGACAATTCACGCTCTTCGGCCTTTGTCCAATGTTATCAAGCGCTTCCCCGGTGATTCGCACAGCAGTGTCACCAGGGAAAAGGCACGACAATGTAACGCAGACGATCCAGCAAGTTGGGGTTACGCAGCTTGTAGCACCCTGATCAGATGTATTCTGGGTAATCTCGAAGATATTTTGAAAAGCGATTTGGCCATTGGAACTACTATACTCGGTTTGGTGCCAAGTATCTTGATAATTGGCGCTGCACAGCCCGGAGAGATTGTGCACCTGGCTCTTGTGTCGCCGCATAGAGCATTGGCAGTGTCTATCTTTGGTGTCGCGCTATCTCCAAGTTTATTCAAGTGGGTGACCCCTCTGAAATCAACCTTGAGAGAATATTCTGAAAAGACTTGGGAGATCGAACTAGCTCGGTTTACGAGACGATGGTCATGGAAGCACATGGTCTGCAAAGCGCTAGCTGATCTCACAATACTTGGCATGGCATCCATTGCTTTGTGGCAGAACTGGAACGTCAACTCAGCTGTTATGGTTCAGTGGTTGTGCGAATCTCCTCTTATGATTTTTACATGGCCTCTGGCAAACATGACCTGGGTCATCTTTTCCGTGCTGCTGCTTCACTCAATGGCCAAGGACATAAGATTCCAGCACATTTCTCTCAACATAAGCTACAACTGGCGGGAAGTGCTTCTTCTACCATACACTCTAGACGTTGAGAAAAGATACGAATGGAAAGTCCAATCGATTACTGTACTGTCGACGCCACATCTCAAAATTCCATATCTACAGTTCGTGCCAACTCGCCCAGCAATATCTAGAGAAACTCACACTATACGGATCATTGTCAACATGTCTGATGACCAGTTCACTTTTAAGTGGCAGGTCTATTTCTTTATCATTGAGATTTGCGCCATCGGCATATACTTTTATGCGACCTTTGTTCTTCTCAGTGCTGTTTTTATAGGCGCTGTTGGAAGCGTCAGGTTTGGGGCTACCATGGCTGCACTTTATGCGGTAATCCGATTTATTCAGTGTATTTTCTAA
- a CDS encoding hypothetical protein (TransMembrane:7 (o20-41i53-76o96-124i136-156o186-203i215-237o257-284i)) gives MSAQQKIPPDLLNYDQGAPLVIVSSVAIPFAFVVVAVRVWARHRKQMSIGIDDWFIIVSLPLHWSTAAVAIASVKYGGVGKLLQVNMMKDPNRLGRAQLCLFLTEFVYGAVLCTIKGSILLMYYRIFPTRSMKYGGYVLGGITFAWWLACVFTTIFQCSPIDKAWKPFMQQGQCIDKNKFFIGNSIPNIIVDAMMIGLPVFEVSKVQVPRSQKIAIAGIFLLGGLIVIISCIRLIFIVSLLQAGPTADFTKLISAPWIWTVIEPTVGLLCACLPTMQPLLYLLFGRFITKATQDRSKEGIVTIGGSGAKQVVPKKDGPFRRLHDNDSAEEPVLWPETYYNQQNTVVETAKGGNVEAIPLGTITVHKDTRWEESR, from the exons ATGTCAGCTCAGCAAAAAATCCCACCTGATCTTCTCAATTATGATCAAGGTGCTCCTCTGGTGATTGTCAGCTCTGTAGCTATCCCATTTGCCTTTGTTGTTGTAGCAGTGAGAGTATGGGCACGGCATCGGAAGCAAATGTCCATTGGCATTGATGATTGGTTTATCATAGTCTCGCTG CCGCTGCATTGGAGTACTGCTGCGGTAGCAATTGCAT CTGTTAAATACGGTGGTGTTGGGAAACTATTACAGGTCAACATGATGAAAGACCCAAATCGCCTTGGTAGAGCTCAGCTA TGTCTGTTCTTGACCGAGTTCGTATACGGAGCTGTTCTCTGCACCATCAAAGGCAGCATTCTCCTCATGTATTACCGAATATTTCCAACTCGATCAATGAAATATGGTGGTTATGTCCTCGGCGGAATTACATTTGCCTGGTGGCTTGCCTGTGTCTTTACGACTATTTTCCAGTGCTCGCCTATTGACAAGGCTTGGAAGCCCTTTATGCAACAAGGGCAATGCATTGACAAGAACAAGTTCTTTATCGGTAACTCGATTCCCAATATCATCGTGGATGCAATGATGATTGGGCTGCCCGTATTCGAGGTTTCAAAGGTTCAAGTCCCGCGATCACAGAAAATTGCCATTGCTGgcatctttcttcttggaGGACT CATTGTAATCATCAGTTGCATTCGCTTGATATTCATCGTCAGCCTTCTCCAAGCAGGTCCGACTGCAGACTTTACCA AGCTTATTTCAGCACCTTGGATCTGGACAGTTATCGAACCAACTGTTGGATTACTCTGCGCCTGTTTACCAACCATGCAACCCCTCCTTTACCTACTTTTCGGTCGATTCATCACCAAAGCGACCCAAGATCGCAGCAAGGAGGGAATCGTTACCATTGGTGGCAGTGGTGCTAAGCAAGTAGTGCCAAAAAAGGACGGACCTTTCCGAAGACTCCATGACAACGACTCCGCCGAGGAGCCAGTCTTGTGGCCAGAGACGTACTACAATCAGCAAAATACTGTGGTGGAAACTGCAAAAGGTGGCAATGTTGAAGCTATTCCGTTGGGTACCATCACGGTCCACAAAGACACGAGATGGGAAGAATCACGGTGA
- a CDS encoding hypothetical protein (TransMembrane:11 (i21-52o72-93i100-117o123-148i160-178o198-218i289-307o327-349i356-379o391-410i460-482o)): protein MGILTLKEDRPTPKAVYNWRVYACAAIASMAACTIGYDSAFIGTTLALPSFVQEFNFENYDPDALALTKQNIVSVYQAGAFFGSLFAYVSSYFLGRRWSLILFSAVFMVGAGMMLGANGDRGLGLIIGGRVLAGVGVGGCSNMTPIYISELSPPAIRGRLVGLYELGWQAGGLVGFWINYGINQHLPYSPGQNENAWIIPFAVQLIPAGLLMFGAIFIPESPRWLFSKGKREQAIKNLCWMRNLSQDDVYIVEEINFIDTEIDRYHSAVGAGFWKPFAALKDRKVQWRFLLGGLLFVFQNGSGINAINYYSPTVFKSIGITGTNTSFLTTGIFGVVKTVLTFVWLMVLIDHMGRRNLLMIGAAGGAFSMYFIGAYIKIANTESKLASGQDVSLSSGGIAAVFFFYLYTAFYTPSWNGTPWVLNSEMFDQNTRSLGQANAAANNWFWNFIIARFTEQMFRAWGFGVYIFFASLMILSIFFVFFCIPETKGVPLEAMDKLFDTKPIWKANRIVMEDLRLQEEEFRHNADGVDLREEKAKAEQIEGTA, encoded by the exons ATGGGTATCTTGACTCTCAAGGAGGACCGGCCTACGCCAAAGGCCGTCTACAACTGGCGCGTCTACGCATGCGCCGCCATTGCATCAATGGCTGCTTGTACCATTGGTTACGATTCTGCCTTTATCGGAACCACCCTGGCTTTGCCTTCGTTCGTTCAAGAGTTCAACTTTGAGAATTATGACCCTGATGCATTGGCTCTGACCAAGCAAAACATTGTTTCAGTCTATCAAGCCGGTGCCTTTTTCGGTTCTCTTTTCGCCTACGTCAGCAGTTACTTTCTCGGTCGTCGATGGTCTCTTATCCTCTTTTCTGCCGTCTTCATGGTTGGAGCCGGTATGATGTTGGGTGCCAATGGTGATCGGGGTCTCGGTCTTATCATCGGCGGTCGTGTCTTGGCCGGTGTCGGCGTCGGTGGATGCTCCAACATGACACCAATTTACATTTCAGAGCTGTCGCCTCCTGCCATTCGTGGTCGTCTTGTCGGTCTTTACGAACTCGGCTGGCAGGCTGGTGGCCTTGTCGGTTTCTGGATCAACTACGGAATCAACCAGCACCTCCCCTACTCCCCCGGCCAGAACGAGAATGCCTGGATCATTCCCTTTGCCGTTCAGCTCATCCCTGCTGGTCTTCTCATGTTCGGAGCTATCTTTATTCCCGAGTCGCCTCGATGGTTATTCTCCAAGGGCAAGCGTGAGCAGGCTATCAAGAACCTTTGTTGGATGCGAAACCTCAGCCAAGACGATGTTTACATTGTTGAGGAGATTAACTTTATCGACACCGAGATCGACCGATACCACAGTGCTGTTGGTGCTGGTTTCTGGAAGCCTTTCGCCGCTCTCAAGGACCGCAAGGTTCAGTGGCGCTTCCTCCTTGGTGGTCTCCTCTTTGTGTTCCAAAACG GCTCTGGTATCAACGCCATCAACTACTACAGTCCCACCGTCTTCAAGTCGATCGGCATTACCGGAACAAACACCAGCTTCCTCACCACAGGTATCTTTGGTGTCGTCAAGACTGTTTTGACCTTTGTCTGGCTCATGGTTCTTATTGACCACATGGGTCGACGCAACCTTCTCATGATTGGTGCTGCTGGCGGTGCTTTCTCCATGTACTTTATTGGTGCATACATCAAGATCGCCAACACCGAGTCCAAGCTTGCCAGTGGACAAGATGTTTCTCTTTCCTCTGGTGGTATCGCAGCTGTGTTCTTCTTCTACCTCTACACTGCTTTCTACACCCCGTCATGGAACGGTACACCGTGGGTTCTCAACTCTGAGATGTTTGACCAAAACACTCGATCTCTTGGTCAGGCCAACGCCGCTGCCAACAACTGGTTCTGGAACTTTATCATTGCCCGCTTCACTGAGCAGATGTTCCGAGCTTGGGGTTTCGGTGTTTACATCTTCTTTGCCTCTCTCATGATCTTGTCTAtcttctttgtctttttctgCATTCCCGAGACCAAGGGTGTACCTTTGGAGGCTATGGACAAGTTGTTTGACACTAAGCCTATCTGGAAGGCTAACAGAATTGTCATGGAGGATTTGAGATTGCAAGAGGAAGAGTTCCGACACAACGCCGATGGTGTTGACTTGCGGGAGgaaaaggccaaggctgagCAGATTGAGGGCACAGCCTAA